From Trueperaceae bacterium:
TCGACGTCGTCCGGCAGCGGCAGCTCGAGCGACCGTCCCACGTCCGCCGGCGTCACCCACAGCGACGCCGAGGCGACCTCGGCGTTGCCCGGGTCGAACCACTGCACGTCCAGCCAGGAGCCGGACTCCGGGCCGGCCAGGCGGGAGAGGACCAGCGTGAGGACGGGCCTCCCGTCGACGACGTCGAGGCTCGACGTCGCGTCGAGCTGCGTGTGCTCGGGGCGCGGCGGCACCTCGGGGATCGGCGGTATATAGAGCGGTCTACATGCCGCGAGCGCGGCCACCAGCACGAGCCCGGCGGCGAGCGCGAGCGGGGCGCGCATCAGCTCCCCTCCGACAGCAGCAGTGCCGCCGCCAGCGCTACCGGGGCCGTGTCGGCCCGGAGCACGCGCGGGCCCAGGCGTACCGCCAGCGCGCCGCGCTCGCGCAGGGCCATCACCTCGGCCTCCGTGAGTCCGCCCTCCGGCCCGGTCACGAGCGTGACGGCGGGGGCGGACAGCAGCTCGTCCAGGTGGTCGGCGAGGCCCGAGCCGGCCGCCGGGTCACCGACCACGGCCGCGCCGTCCAAGGGCAGGGACGCGAGCGGCACCGGCTCCTCGACGTCCGGCACCACCGACCTGCCGCACTGGCGCGCGGCCTCCTGAGCCACGCGCCGCAGGCGTCCCAGCTTCACGGCGGAGATCTCCCGCGCCTCGCAGTTCGTGCTCACGAACAGCCGCACGCGCGCCACGCCGAGCTCGGTCGCCGGCCGCACGACGTCGACGAGCTTGTCGCCCTTGAGGAGCGCCACGGCCAGCGTCACGGCCACGCGCGGCTCGGCCGTCGAGGCCCGGGGCTCTCCCAGGCTCAGGACCACGCGCTCGCGGTCCACCGCCGCGAGCGTGCCGCGGGCGAAGCGCCCGCGTCCGTCGAACGCCTCCACCTCGTCGCCCACGCGCAGGCGCAGCACGTCGCGCAGGTGGTGCGCCTCCGGGCCCCTCACCTCGACGCTCTCCCGCAGCTCGTCGACGAGCACGCGGTCGACCCGCTCCACGCGCGCGCCGGTCGTCGACCAGGCACGCTGCACGTCCTTCACCCGTCTGGCGCTCAACCCGCGCCCCTCCGCAGGGCGAGCAGCGACCACTCGCCGGCGCGGCGGCGCTCGGCGACGGCCAGGCCCTCGCGGGCGGCCGACGCGGCGACCTGGTCCTCGAGCCGCGCGAGGATGCCCGTCAGCAGGGCGGTGCCGCCGGGCAGCAGCCTGGCGGCGTAGGCGGGCATGAGCGCGACGTGCAGCTCGGCGTAGAGGTTCGCGACGACCACGTCGCAGCGGCCGGGGAGGCCGGCGGCCGGCTCGAACCGGCCGGAGTCCCCCAGGCCGTCGCTCGCTTCGGGGTTCGCGAAGGGACGCGGGCCGGAGGGCGCCGCCAGCGTGCCCACGGCGAACCGCGCCCGCGACCTGTTGCGCCGGGCGTTCTCCCTCGCCACGGACACGGCGTGGTGGTCGACGTCGACGCCGTACACGGCCTCGGCCCCCAGCGCGTCGGCGGCGATCGCGAGGATCCCCGAGCCGGTGCCGACGTCGATGACGGTCCGGCCCGCCAGGTCCAGCTCCGCGAGCGCCTCGAGCGCCATCCGGGTCGTCTCGTGGTGCCCGGTGCCGAAGGCCGAGCCGGGGTCGAGCCAGACCGCGGTCTCGCCCTCGCGCAGCTCCACCGACCTGTGGCTCGGCGCCACGACGAGCGGCCCCGCCCTCACCGGCTCCAGGGCCGCGCGGTACTCGGCGAGGTAGTCGACGTCGGGCACGTCCTCCCAGGTGCCCGCGATGCCGGTCTCGACCACGTCGGCGAAGTAGGCGACGACCGCGGCGCCTCCCTCCTCCTCGCGCAGGCCCACGCAGCCGAGCTCCCAGAGCCGCGCGGCCTCCGGCGACTCCCCCGTGACCCCCGGCACGCGGAACGCCTTCACTCCGTGGGCGGCGCGGTCCGTCCGCGGGCGTTGGCGCCGGCGGCGGACCTGGCCACCAGGGGGTCGGCCGTGACGATCCTGAAGCCGAGGCGCTCGCCCTCGCGCAGGTAGAACTCGATGTCGGCGGTGCGCGTCCGGCTCCCGAGGCTGCGGCGGCCGTACTCCCTCGTGGCCGCGAGGATCATCGTCTCGGCCAGGCAGGCGGGCACGTGGCCGTCGCCGAAGCGCAGGTCCAGCCCCGAGCGCATGCTCCCCGGCGGACGCACCACGCCGCCCGGCACGACCTCGACGCCCGGCACGTCGCGCACGCTGGGGTGGACGTCGGCGGGCCTCCCCAGGTCGTAGACCCAGGCGCCGGGCTTGACGTGCTGCGGGTAGATGACGGGCCCGGGGTCCGAGGTGGCCGTGAACACCAGGTCGGCGGTCGCCACCTCCTGTAGGTCGGTGGTGGGGACGAACTCGGTCTGCGGGAACTTCGCCCTCAGCGTGGCGGCGCTGCGCGCGAGCCTCTCGCGGTCGCGGCCGACGAGCACGACCCGGCCCACCTCGGGCGCGATCATCCGCGCCACGCCGAACGCGACGACGCCGTTGGCGCCCACGACCGCCGCGGTCGCCCGCTTGAGCCTCACGCCCTGCTGGGCGCAGCGCTTGAGCAGGGCGGGCACCGCGGCCCTGACCGTCGCGGCGGTGTAGGCGCCGCCGTTCGTTACGACGATCTCGGGCACCGCCTCCTGCACGGCGCGCCCCTTGTCGCCGATCGTCGACCAGAACGCGCCGAGGCCGACGACCTCGGCACCGAGCTCGTGGGCGAACCGCGCGCCCTGGATCGCCAGCCGCAGCGCGTCGTCGGGGTGGCTGCGGAACTGGTCTGGCAGGACCGGCATGCCGATGAGCAGGACGCGCAGGGGGCGCCCGTCGGCGGTGACCACGCCGTCGATGACGCCCGTGAGCTGCGGGCGCACCTGCAGGAACAGCCGCTTCACCAGCTCGACGGGCAGGATGCCGGGCTTCACGGTCCGCTCGAGGACGTGCCGGAACCAGCGCAGGCTCGCGGGCTGCCAGACGTCGTCGAGGCTGAGCGGGTGGATCATGAACGCGGCCAGCGCGGTGCCGTCCATGCCCCTCACCGGCGCCGTCTCGCCCAGGCGCGGCTCGGTGCCGTCGCGGATGCGCGAGAGGTGCGCCTTGTGCCGCCAGCCGACGCAGGCCGCCACGAGCGCGGCGGCGAACGCGACCTCCCAGGCGACGGAGCCGGCCCACGCCCCCGCGACGGACGCGACGCCGAGCCCCAGCACCCCCCACACGGTGGCGAGCGCCACGTAGCCGGTCCAGCCGAGCACTGCCGCCCACGCGACGACCGGCACCGCGAGCAGCCACAGCGGCGCGGCTCCCAGGGCGTACAGACCGGCCAGTCCACCGAGGACGACGGCGTTGCCCCGGCCCCGCGGCGCGACCGCGATGCCGGGCAGCGGCAGCGGGGCGAGGTGGCCCACGACGACGCCGAACAGCCCGGCCGCCGCGAGCGCCGCCACCAGCCCCCGCTCGGACGCGGCCACGGCCAGCAGGCCGCCCGGCTCGAGGCCGGGCGGCGAGGCCAGGGAGCCGACGAAGACGAGCAGTGCGAGAAGCCAGCCCGCCACGACGCCGGCGGCCAGTCCGAGCATGCCCTTGAGCACGTCGAGGCCGAACGCCGCCAGCGCGACGCCGCCGCCGACCAGGCGGGTGACGTTCTCGACGCCGAGCAGGTGGGGGTTGACCTCGCGCGGCGCCCAGCCCGACAGGCGCTCAACCAGGCGTGCCCCGAGGGGCAGCGACCCCACGAGGAACGCCGTCAGGAACGCGATCGCCGCGGCTAGGGCGACTTCCATGGACGGTAATTCTACGCCCCGACCCGGTGGTACCATGCCGGTCGTGGACAGCCGAACCCCTCCGCACAACCTCGAGGCCGAGATGAGCGTCCTCGGGTCGATACTCCTGGACAACGAGGTCTACGCCTCCCTGGAGGGGTCCCTCACCGAGAACCACTTCTACAAGGAGTCCCACCGCAAGATCTTCCGGGCGATGGAGCGGCTCCACCGCCGCGGCGAGCCCGTCGACCTCGTCACGCTCACGGAGGAGCTGCGCTCGGCCGGGGAGCTGGAGAGCGTCGGCAGCATCAACTACCTCATCGGCCTGGCCGACGGCGTGCCCACGGCGGCGTTCGCCGACAGCTACGCCCGCATCGTCATGGAGAAGGCCACGCTGCGCGAGCTCATCGCCGCCAGCGGCCGCATCATGCAGGCGGCCTACGACCAGGCCCTGCCCATCGAGGACGTGCTCGACGAGGCCGAGAAGGGCATCTTCGAGCTCACGACGAAGAAGCGCCGCGCCAGCTTCGAGAACATGCACTCGCTGGTGAGCGCCACGTTCCAGCAGATCAACGACAGGTTCGTGAACCCGACGCCGGTCTCCGGCCTGCCCACCGGCTTCCACGACCTCGACCAGATGACGGCCGGGCTCCACCCGTCCACCCTCAACGTGCTGGCCGCCCGCCCGTCGATGGGCAAGACGGCCCTGGGCCTGAACATCG
This genomic window contains:
- a CDS encoding 16S rRNA (uracil(1498)-N(3))-methyltransferase, encoding MSARRVKDVQRAWSTTGARVERVDRVLVDELRESVEVRGPEAHHLRDVLRLRVGDEVEAFDGRGRFARGTLAAVDRERVVLSLGEPRASTAEPRVAVTLAVALLKGDKLVDVVRPATELGVARVRLFVSTNCEAREISAVKLGRLRRVAQEAARQCGRSVVPDVEEPVPLASLPLDGAAVVGDPAAGSGLADHLDELLSAPAVTLVTGPEGGLTEAEVMALRERGALAVRLGPRVLRADTAPVALAAALLLSEGS
- a CDS encoding 50S ribosomal protein L11 methyltransferase translates to MPGVTGESPEAARLWELGCVGLREEEGGAAVVAYFADVVETGIAGTWEDVPDVDYLAEYRAALEPVRAGPLVVAPSHRSVELREGETAVWLDPGSAFGTGHHETTRMALEALAELDLAGRTVIDVGTGSGILAIAADALGAEAVYGVDVDHHAVSVARENARRNRSRARFAVGTLAAPSGPRPFANPEASDGLGDSGRFEPAAGLPGRCDVVVANLYAELHVALMPAYAARLLPGGTALLTGILARLEDQVAASAAREGLAVAERRRAGEWSLLALRRGAG
- a CDS encoding glycerol-3-phosphate acyltransferase → MEVALAAAIAFLTAFLVGSLPLGARLVERLSGWAPREVNPHLLGVENVTRLVGGGVALAAFGLDVLKGMLGLAAGVVAGWLLALLVFVGSLASPPGLEPGGLLAVAASERGLVAALAAAGLFGVVVGHLAPLPLPGIAVAPRGRGNAVVLGGLAGLYALGAAPLWLLAVPVVAWAAVLGWTGYVALATVWGVLGLGVASVAGAWAGSVAWEVAFAAALVAACVGWRHKAHLSRIRDGTEPRLGETAPVRGMDGTALAAFMIHPLSLDDVWQPASLRWFRHVLERTVKPGILPVELVKRLFLQVRPQLTGVIDGVVTADGRPLRVLLIGMPVLPDQFRSHPDDALRLAIQGARFAHELGAEVVGLGAFWSTIGDKGRAVQEAVPEIVVTNGGAYTAATVRAAVPALLKRCAQQGVRLKRATAAVVGANGVVAFGVARMIAPEVGRVVLVGRDRERLARSAATLRAKFPQTEFVPTTDLQEVATADLVFTATSDPGPVIYPQHVKPGAWVYDLGRPADVHPSVRDVPGVEVVPGGVVRPPGSMRSGLDLRFGDGHVPACLAETMILAATREYGRRSLGSRTRTADIEFYLREGERLGFRIVTADPLVARSAAGANARGRTAPPTE
- the dnaB gene encoding replicative DNA helicase; the protein is MDSRTPPHNLEAEMSVLGSILLDNEVYASLEGSLTENHFYKESHRKIFRAMERLHRRGEPVDLVTLTEELRSAGELESVGSINYLIGLADGVPTAAFADSYARIVMEKATLRELIAASGRIMQAAYDQALPIEDVLDEAEKGIFELTTKKRRASFENMHSLVSATFQQINDRFVNPTPVSGLPTGFHDLDQMTAGLHPSTLNVLAARPSMGKTALGLNIVLNAALKAEAAVGIFSLEMSAIQLVTRMLCSEARVDMSRVRNGQLTERDFQRLADTAGRMSEARIFIDDNADMSVMELRSRARRLKQEQGLDLLLIDYLQLMSAGARGQGENRQQEISTISRGLKALARELDIP